One Proteiniborus sp. DW1 DNA segment encodes these proteins:
- a CDS encoding sugar ABC transporter permease, with protein sequence MRKYLKKLKGYYFILPSLLGFAFFFVLPFIGGIKYSFSMSGFNNTFVGLKNYKEIFESEAFRLALKNTGVFMGIAVPLIIMFSFIISLIIHEIKAPKLIKLFIILPMIIPSATVAGFFRKIFGASGFDIIDSDYAMLVVILIFIWRNTGYNLIIYLAGLSQINKEVIEAAEIDGASYLQKLWHVIIPLCIPTTVFASIVTIINSFKVFKDIYILQGSYPNPKIYMLQHYMNNKFRDLQYEKLTSAAYVFALIIFTFAFLVFMMDKNYSRKVGDS encoded by the coding sequence ATGAGAAAATATTTAAAAAAACTTAAAGGCTATTATTTTATACTGCCGAGCCTTTTAGGCTTTGCATTTTTCTTTGTATTGCCATTTATAGGCGGGATAAAATACTCATTTAGCATGAGTGGATTTAACAATACATTTGTAGGCTTAAAGAATTACAAAGAAATTTTTGAAAGTGAAGCATTTAGACTTGCACTGAAAAATACAGGTGTTTTTATGGGAATAGCTGTACCGCTTATTATCATGTTTTCATTTATCATATCTCTCATTATACATGAAATAAAAGCCCCAAAGCTAATTAAACTATTCATAATACTCCCAATGATAATTCCATCTGCTACAGTCGCAGGCTTCTTTAGAAAAATATTTGGTGCATCAGGCTTTGATATCATAGACTCAGATTATGCAATGTTAGTTGTTATACTTATTTTCATATGGAGAAATACGGGATATAATCTAATTATTTACCTGGCAGGGCTATCACAGATAAATAAAGAAGTAATTGAAGCTGCTGAAATAGATGGAGCAAGTTATCTTCAAAAGCTATGGCATGTCATTATTCCACTTTGCATTCCTACTACAGTATTTGCATCAATAGTCACTATTATTAACTCTTTTAAGGTGTTTAAGGATATATACATACTACAGGGAAGTTATCCCAACCCAAAGATATATATGCTTCAGCATTACATGAACAATAAATTTAGAGATCTACAGTATGAAAAACTCACTTCAGCAGCATATGTATTTGCACTAATCATATTTACATTTGCCTTTTTGGTATTTATGATGGATAAAAACTATTCCAGGAAAGTGGGGGATAGCTAA
- a CDS encoding ABC transporter substrate-binding protein encodes MKKSVMLVLSIFLAFLTIGCSLNSSKNNTDKGDGQREISIIAHFTNEDELYKSFPELARYIMKFEAEKGIKVNFEKINFSNYDDYIQKLNTKLYMKEGPTLVFFSTAENYGKYIDAGIALNIKGKIPNYDKVYDSLKYKDSFVPVGMSYISTVLNKSALDELDMEEPNIDWTHEEYSRIKEQWIKHKEQVNFSYIVYRDIVERPLNDLEIIDKEKKVIYLNTSEIKDLINIAREKLFSGSYIINQQYSYMDYYNAFFDYNTNEHLKTKEFDFWNDNNMLERRFGVRALKSFVTSSYIEKENVLILPRLDVDTALSTSGFIINRNGKNTDLAIDFLNGLLDDEVQLSMFNNLTYGGYPVNKDIEEKISKIELDNDVNKDAIILRKYILEKIKAGELKPYKQIDSTLYEFRQMLHKDLMKLIFSKEEYSDEELSKELQRLEDKYNMWLNE; translated from the coding sequence ATGAAAAAATCTGTTATGCTTGTTTTGAGTATTTTCCTAGCATTTTTAACTATTGGGTGTTCTTTAAATAGTTCTAAAAATAATACGGACAAAGGTGACGGACAGAGAGAAATATCTATTATCGCACATTTTACTAATGAGGACGAACTTTATAAATCTTTTCCTGAACTAGCTAGATATATAATGAAATTTGAAGCGGAGAAAGGTATAAAAGTAAATTTTGAAAAAATAAACTTTAGCAATTATGATGACTATATCCAGAAGCTCAACACCAAGCTATATATGAAAGAAGGGCCTACTTTAGTATTTTTTTCAACTGCTGAAAACTATGGCAAATATATAGATGCTGGTATTGCATTAAATATCAAAGGTAAAATTCCAAACTATGATAAAGTATATGATTCATTAAAATATAAGGACTCCTTTGTTCCAGTTGGGATGAGTTATATTTCAACTGTATTAAATAAAAGTGCACTTGATGAATTGGATATGGAAGAGCCTAATATTGATTGGACACATGAAGAGTACTCAAGGATTAAAGAACAATGGATAAAGCATAAAGAACAAGTGAACTTTAGTTACATCGTATATAGAGATATTGTAGAGAGACCATTAAATGATTTAGAAATAATAGATAAAGAAAAGAAGGTAATTTATCTAAATACTAGCGAAATTAAGGATTTAATAAATATCGCAAGAGAAAAGTTATTTTCAGGAAGTTACATAATCAATCAGCAATATTCCTATATGGATTATTATAATGCATTTTTTGATTATAATACTAATGAACACCTTAAAACCAAAGAGTTTGATTTCTGGAACGACAATAATATGCTAGAGCGGAGATTTGGAGTACGTGCCTTAAAGTCATTTGTTACAAGCTCATATATAGAAAAGGAAAATGTATTGATACTACCTAGACTAGATGTAGATACTGCATTATCAACATCAGGATTTATTATTAATAGAAATGGTAAAAATACTGACCTTGCAATAGATTTTTTAAACGGATTATTAGATGACGAAGTTCAGCTTTCAATGTTTAACAACCTAACCTATGGCGGTTATCCAGTTAATAAAGATATAGAAGAAAAAATCAGTAAAATTGAGTTGGATAATGATGTTAATAAAGATGCAATTATATTAAGAAAGTACATACTAGAAAAGATAAAAGCTGGAGAATTAAAGCCTTATAAGCAAATAGATTCAACCCTATATGAATTTCGTCAGATGCTACATAAGGATCTTATGAAATTAATTTTTTCAAAGGAAGAGTACTCAGATGAAGAGTTAAGTAAGGAACTTCAAAGACTTGAGGATAAATACAATATGTGGCTTAATGAATAA
- a CDS encoding ABC transporter ATP-binding protein — protein MKNISDILKFGFKYINKHRYSYIFYIILSLLISLIGVFVPLITGQIVDMITGKNTMVSLQQLVGSFVILILIQFILSYITNLQYIRIQSESGYIANISSIEKIYNASYREVCNVNPSSLNQMINNDCNIIVIFCITLFRDLLVNIAIIFTVFVIVFRQSRALSILFMILVGCYSIIYYGFKNKLYDQSLKVKNKQSDFFGKLYNLLGNLRSIKINGFFSRTVEKQNLVFDTYKHELIEQVKLSNIFNFFTSAITIAAQVSLYLYGGNMVLHGNMSIGIFVVLTSYFSKLLNSTDYFLQLGTQLQNVKSSYDRLMQYTSHEEHKYGNININSVERIYFDNVSFKYDKDTVFELSKQFEKGKIYWIKGSNGSGKTTFINLLAGLYGLDFHGNIFINDYPLKDINFSKVITSKISIVEQRPFILSESLTDNLFCKSEIENPLEERDFETEFILDNFNIANIANSKKDGFDSELDSLNDEVSGGERQKIALARTFLSSADVWIFDEPTSALDKESKKSFYQLIEKNRRSKLIIIISHENLDLYDEIVEF, from the coding sequence ATGAAAAATATAAGTGATATTCTTAAATTTGGTTTCAAATATATAAATAAACATAGATATAGCTATATATTTTATATAATTTTGTCCTTATTGATTAGTTTAATAGGTGTTTTTGTACCTTTGATAACTGGTCAGATTGTTGACATGATTACTGGAAAGAATACAATGGTTAGCTTGCAACAGTTAGTTGGGAGTTTTGTAATTTTAATACTTATTCAATTTATATTATCTTATATTACTAATTTACAATATATTAGAATACAAAGTGAATCGGGTTACATAGCGAATATTTCAAGTATTGAAAAAATATATAATGCTTCATATAGGGAAGTTTGCAATGTGAATCCATCATCACTCAATCAAATGATAAATAATGATTGTAATATAATAGTGATTTTTTGTATAACATTATTTAGAGATCTTTTAGTAAACATAGCTATTATTTTTACTGTCTTCGTTATTGTTTTTAGGCAATCTAGAGCTCTGTCTATTCTGTTCATGATTCTTGTAGGATGTTATAGCATAATTTATTATGGCTTTAAGAATAAGTTATATGATCAGTCGCTAAAAGTTAAAAATAAACAATCTGATTTTTTTGGAAAATTATATAATTTATTAGGCAATTTAAGGTCTATTAAAATAAATGGTTTTTTTTCTAGAACTGTTGAAAAGCAAAATTTAGTTTTTGATACTTATAAGCATGAACTAATTGAACAAGTAAAACTATCAAATATCTTTAACTTCTTTACATCAGCAATTACTATAGCCGCTCAGGTTTCTTTGTATCTATATGGCGGTAATATGGTACTACACGGAAATATGAGCATAGGAATTTTTGTGGTTTTGACTAGTTATTTTTCAAAACTGCTAAATTCAACAGACTATTTTTTACAATTAGGTACTCAATTGCAGAATGTAAAATCTAGTTATGATAGACTAATGCAATATACAAGCCATGAAGAGCATAAATATGGGAATATCAATATTAATTCTGTAGAAAGAATCTATTTCGATAATGTAAGCTTTAAGTATGATAAAGATACTGTGTTTGAGTTAAGTAAACAATTCGAGAAAGGTAAAATTTACTGGATTAAAGGCAGCAATGGAAGTGGAAAAACTACATTTATTAATTTATTGGCTGGGTTGTATGGTTTAGATTTTCATGGTAACATTTTTATCAATGATTATCCACTAAAAGATATAAACTTCTCAAAGGTAATAACTTCAAAAATATCTATTGTAGAACAAAGACCATTTATTTTAAGTGAATCATTGACTGATAATCTATTTTGTAAGAGTGAGATTGAAAATCCTTTAGAAGAACGAGATTTTGAAACAGAGTTTATTCTTGATAATTTTAATATTGCAAATATTGCTAACTCAAAAAAAGATGGATTTGATAGTGAACTGGATTCACTGAATGATGAAGTATCTGGTGGAGAACGTCAAAAAATAGCTTTAGCTCGTACTTTTTTATCATCAGCAGATGTATGGATATTTGATGAGCCTACCTCTGCATTAGATAAAGAAAGTAAAAAGAGTTTTTATCAATTAATTGAAAAGAATAGAAGATCAAAACTAATCATTATTATATCACACGAAAATCTTGATCTATATGACGAAATAGTTGAATTTTAG
- a CDS encoding ABC transporter permease subunit, whose protein sequence is MKGLFKNEIKMFYSKKNILILIISCVITVLIFQVNYERQYERYSQQRLQKLYEEVNNAKVWSARYTRRLERLIDELPGHPSTPEAELMDQTWKSHLKNLTTLSLLWKDPEENKEKIIKVEQRIDESLIEVNEMNIETGITRLYRDVEREWNKRRMLSEKYNEVGIEAEINPLKPTAMYLLIDSLNGSSYMSLLAIVLIILFNFDIWSKDFDNETVRLIFTLPYSKTKIFNIRFITRFVLSLFSVLIPIIILCIIGFCKYGSGIDSFATINSQALYAFGSFENANEFLQAYDIVISIGKLALYSSLIFILFMFLTFSLATFVSYASKNQQISILISMVGIVMLSVSLLTPTEPKKSAINLLQFIDINKLLSGALSFSWIWALSIFILSNFILYSVNLLWVNYKE, encoded by the coding sequence ATGAAGGGGCTATTTAAGAATGAAATTAAAATGTTTTATTCTAAAAAAAACATTTTAATTTTAATTATATCTTGTGTTATAACAGTTTTAATATTTCAAGTAAATTATGAAAGGCAATACGAGAGGTATTCACAACAGCGTCTACAGAAGCTATATGAAGAAGTTAATAATGCAAAAGTATGGTCAGCTCGTTATACAAGGCGACTTGAGCGATTAATAGATGAACTTCCCGGACATCCTAGTACTCCAGAAGCAGAGCTCATGGATCAAACATGGAAAAGCCACTTAAAAAACCTAACAACGCTTAGTCTTTTATGGAAAGATCCTGAAGAAAACAAAGAAAAAATTATTAAAGTTGAACAGAGAATAGACGAAAGTTTAATTGAAGTAAATGAGATGAATATTGAAACAGGTATTACTCGTTTATATAGAGATGTAGAAAGAGAATGGAATAAAAGAAGGATGTTGTCAGAGAAATATAATGAGGTGGGTATAGAGGCGGAGATTAATCCTTTAAAGCCAACAGCAATGTACTTATTAATTGATTCACTCAATGGCAGTAGCTACATGAGTTTACTTGCTATAGTACTAATTATACTCTTTAACTTTGATATATGGTCAAAAGACTTTGATAATGAAACTGTAAGGTTAATTTTCACACTTCCCTACAGTAAAACAAAAATCTTCAATATAAGATTTATTACTAGATTTGTTCTATCGTTATTTTCAGTATTAATCCCAATAATAATTTTGTGTATAATTGGCTTTTGTAAATATGGGTCGGGAATAGATAGTTTTGCCACAATAAATAGTCAAGCATTATATGCCTTTGGTAGCTTTGAAAATGCTAATGAATTTTTACAAGCTTATGATATAGTAATAAGTATAGGAAAGCTAGCTTTGTATAGTAGTCTTATATTCATTTTGTTTATGTTTTTAACATTTTCATTAGCGACCTTTGTATCTTATGCATCAAAGAATCAGCAAATATCTATACTAATATCCATGGTTGGAATAGTCATGCTATCAGTATCTCTTTTAACACCCACAGAGCCTAAAAAATCGGCTATTAATCTCTTACAATTTATAGATATAAACAAATTATTATCAGGGGCTTTGAGTTTTTCATGGATTTGGGCATTGAGTATTTTTATTTTAAGCAACTTTATTTTGTACTCTGTAAATTTATTATGGGTTAATTATAAGGAGTAG
- a CDS encoding ABC transporter ATP-binding protein — MKDILKVEHLRKNIGKACIIPDLSFVVKEQEIVGFLGPNGSGKSTTLKCICGLYHTNNGNIEVNGHSIVKERQKALAHMGVSIEHPTLYPELSGLDHLKMMANWRGIDKNRVKEMVEFSGLGIEIKKATGKYSMGMKMRLMLALTIMHRPKLVILDEPTNGLDPQAVFKLRQQMEFIRQEGSSILFSSHQLGEVEKIVDRVIFINKGNKLYDGPLPEDLLSEAAYGILVHEREEARKHIQNISEVNLLPEQDDDTWIYFTCKEEKALGKLLMALSKENIYVLDIRKEHNDLESYYKKVYGDKYEGAI; from the coding sequence ATGAAAGATATATTGAAGGTCGAGCACTTAAGGAAAAATATTGGGAAGGCTTGCATTATTCCAGATTTGAGCTTTGTAGTTAAGGAGCAAGAGATAGTAGGTTTTTTAGGTCCTAATGGTAGTGGTAAATCCACTACACTAAAATGCATTTGTGGCTTATATCATACAAATAATGGAAATATAGAAGTTAACGGTCATTCTATTGTAAAAGAGAGACAAAAGGCTTTGGCTCATATGGGTGTCAGTATAGAACATCCTACACTATATCCAGAGCTTTCAGGTTTAGACCATTTGAAGATGATGGCTAATTGGCGTGGAATAGATAAAAATAGAGTGAAAGAGATGGTAGAATTCAGCGGTTTAGGAATAGAAATCAAAAAAGCTACTGGCAAATATTCCATGGGAATGAAGATGAGACTTATGTTAGCTTTAACAATTATGCACAGGCCTAAATTAGTAATACTAGATGAGCCAACAAACGGTTTAGATCCACAGGCTGTTTTCAAACTGCGTCAGCAAATGGAATTTATACGTCAAGAAGGTTCTTCTATTTTATTTTCTTCACATCAACTAGGTGAAGTTGAGAAGATAGTTGACAGAGTGATTTTCATTAATAAAGGGAATAAGCTTTATGATGGACCATTGCCAGAAGATTTGCTATCAGAAGCTGCATATGGCATATTAGTTCATGAGCGTGAAGAAGCTAGAAAGCATATTCAAAATATTTCTGAAGTCAATTTGCTGCCAGAGCAGGATGATGATACTTGGATTTATTTCACGTGTAAGGAAGAAAAGGCTCTAGGAAAGTTATTGATGGCTTTATCCAAAGAGAATATATATGTTCTTGATATAAGAAAAGAACATAATGACCTAGAAAGTTATTATAAAAAAGTGTACGGTGATAAATATGAAGGGGCTATTTAA
- a CDS encoding radical SAM protein: MKSSKYNIFIENGNNVLAYNSRTSALAEVSYPKYDTILKILENPNNECDEKLKQDLFYGGFLIQDDFDELASIRHDMYRARFSTEILQLTIAPTADCNFRCPYCYEKDVLENKVMTDDVENKIISFIKSKINSIHTLSITWYGGEPLLESKRIDRMSEQIIEICNEHGVNYDAGIITNGYLLTRKNFLMLVKNKVKTIQITLDGTEETHDKRRYLKDGGKTFSKIIDNLYALVDIYKEKKEELPRINVRINTDRNNKDEAFGLLKYISNSPLSKFIALDIAAVYDPADVEHLYTLTLEEYSKVKNDFVDLCRDEGFQISNTLFYPKRVNAICVCDRVNTGVIGPDGSVYKCWEEIGDINACIGQVGNNTVLNLPERYYDYMLFDPTLSEQCSNCNILPICMGGGCPLRRSRDKVKNCELQMKNITSSILKSYQLITSSN, encoded by the coding sequence GTGAAAAGTTCAAAATATAATATATTCATTGAAAACGGAAATAACGTATTGGCATATAATTCTCGAACATCTGCTCTAGCAGAGGTATCATATCCCAAATATGATACTATCCTAAAAATCCTTGAGAATCCAAATAACGAATGTGATGAAAAACTTAAGCAAGATTTGTTTTATGGAGGATTTTTGATTCAAGATGATTTTGATGAGTTGGCATCAATTAGGCATGATATGTATAGAGCTAGGTTTTCAACAGAAATATTACAATTGACTATTGCTCCAACGGCAGATTGTAACTTTAGATGTCCTTATTGCTATGAAAAAGATGTATTAGAAAATAAAGTTATGACAGATGATGTAGAAAATAAAATTATTAGCTTTATTAAATCAAAGATAAATAGCATTCATACATTAAGTATTACATGGTATGGTGGTGAGCCGCTTCTAGAAAGTAAGCGAATAGACCGAATGAGTGAGCAAATAATTGAGATATGTAATGAACATGGAGTAAATTATGATGCAGGTATTATAACAAATGGGTATTTATTAACGCGTAAGAATTTTTTGATGCTTGTTAAAAACAAGGTAAAAACCATACAGATAACATTAGATGGAACAGAAGAAACTCACGATAAGCGGAGGTATCTAAAAGATGGTGGAAAAACATTTAGTAAAATTATAGATAATTTATATGCACTAGTTGATATATACAAAGAAAAAAAGGAAGAATTACCTCGTATAAATGTAAGGATCAATACTGATAGAAATAATAAAGATGAAGCATTTGGACTGTTAAAATATATATCCAATAGCCCCTTATCTAAGTTTATTGCACTTGATATCGCAGCTGTTTATGATCCAGCAGATGTGGAGCATTTATATACATTGACACTTGAGGAATATAGTAAGGTTAAAAATGATTTTGTAGACCTATGTAGAGATGAGGGGTTTCAGATTAGCAATACTCTATTCTATCCGAAAAGAGTTAATGCAATATGTGTATGCGATAGGGTAAATACTGGGGTAATAGGTCCCGATGGAAGCGTATATAAATGCTGGGAAGAAATTGGAGACATTAATGCTTGTATTGGTCAAGTGGGTAATAACACCGTACTTAATCTACCAGAAAGATATTATGATTATATGTTATTTGATCCTACATTATCAGAGCAATGTTCTAACTGCAATATTTTACCTATTTGTATGGGTGGAGGCTGTCCATTAAGAAGAAGTCGTGATAAAGTAAAGAACTGTGAGCTACAAATGAAGAATATTACTAGTTCAATACTAAAAAGCTATCAGCTTATTACGTCAAGTAATTAA
- a CDS encoding helix-turn-helix transcriptional regulator, protein MTKLTLGQKIRKARLEKNLSQSELVGNFITRNMLSKIENDSANPSLKTIEYLAEKLEKPISYFLDNSIVIENGKKSSIELAFEHSTYLFKNKEYDDCITYIKKILEEYDCSTDIINYPRILSILGRCYVYTNKSEDAQKAFEECIKLLDLNKDYYYLIVSYLNLGYIYFNNNEFKDAEKSSRKAIELLSNSHIDNELIEIKLYYVLGYSLFEQQKYIEAIPPLLYSLDISKEYNCFYNAGNIHMLLGLVYEQNGDIKKAIYHTQKSIVFYDFTEKYDLKAASQKNLGNYYITEGNYSDAKLYLIESMKYYEKTNNQLKVNTIKSDIIEVLTKEEKYIDTINLSKEVDINIIKDTDRASIYKNLGKCYIFLNEYSKAENYLNKAIEILEKSEKLNTLYDAYTFLAELHSLTDDYKKAYEFSNKSKEILIKI, encoded by the coding sequence ATGACTAAACTAACCTTAGGACAAAAAATAAGAAAGGCACGGTTAGAAAAAAATCTTTCACAAAGTGAACTGGTAGGAAATTTTATTACAAGAAATATGTTAAGCAAGATAGAAAATGATTCTGCTAATCCTTCACTAAAAACTATTGAATACCTTGCAGAGAAGCTTGAGAAGCCAATATCATATTTTCTTGATAATTCAATTGTAATTGAAAACGGAAAAAAGAGTAGTATTGAACTGGCATTTGAACATTCAACATATTTGTTTAAGAATAAGGAATATGATGACTGCATTACTTATATAAAAAAAATATTAGAAGAGTATGATTGCTCAACTGACATAATAAATTATCCTAGAATCCTAAGCATTCTAGGAAGATGTTATGTTTACACTAACAAATCAGAGGATGCACAAAAAGCTTTTGAAGAATGCATTAAACTTCTAGATTTGAATAAAGATTATTATTATCTAATAGTTTCATATCTTAATCTAGGCTATATTTATTTTAATAATAATGAGTTCAAAGATGCAGAAAAATCTTCTAGAAAAGCTATTGAACTACTAAGCAATTCTCATATAGATAATGAGTTAATAGAAATTAAATTGTATTATGTCTTAGGATATTCTCTATTCGAGCAGCAAAAGTACATTGAAGCAATACCTCCTCTTTTATACTCTTTAGATATTTCTAAGGAATACAATTGCTTCTATAATGCAGGCAATATTCATATGCTTTTAGGCTTAGTATATGAACAAAATGGTGATATTAAAAAAGCAATATACCACACACAAAAGTCCATCGTTTTCTATGATTTCACAGAAAAATACGACCTCAAGGCTGCAAGCCAAAAAAACTTAGGTAATTATTATATTACAGAAGGTAATTATTCTGATGCCAAATTATATTTAATCGAAAGCATGAAATATTACGAGAAAACTAACAATCAATTAAAGGTTAATACAATAAAATCTGATATTATAGAAGTCTTAACTAAAGAGGAAAAATATATAGATACAATTAATCTCTCAAAAGAAGTAGATATTAACATTATCAAGGATACTGATAGAGCTTCTATATACAAAAACTTAGGTAAATGCTACATTTTTTTAAATGAATATAGTAAGGCAGAAAACTATCTTAATAAAGCTATAGAAATACTAGAAAAAAGCGAAAAGCTGAATACTCTTTACGATGCATATACTTTTTTAGCTGAGTTACATTCTTTGACTGATGATTATAAAAAAGCCTATGAATTTTCTAATAAATCAAAAGAAATACTAATAAAAATATAA
- the lpdA gene encoding dihydrolipoyl dehydrogenase, with the protein MKQYDILVIGAGPGGYVAAIKAAQMGAKTAVVEAGELGGVCLNVGCIPTKTLLKSAKVYEYVMNANKYGVDIKDKDGVSINLDAMVKRKNQAVKRLTGGVKLLLEKNGVDIYKGFGEVVDKNTVKVNDEILNTKNLIIATGSSPMIPDIEGIKESFEQGYAVTSTEVLDPKELPEHLIVLGAGTISIEFATLYNALGSKVTILQRSPRILSGIDKDLSEAMAKILTKKGVKIIYGVKHKKFEGNKVTVEVNGEEKTFEGDKILVSLGRTPNLKGLENLNLETDRKGIITDERMRTNIEGVYAIGDVNGKHLLAHVASAEGIIAVENIMGVDSKMSYDRIPSCIYSFPEIATVGLTEDEAREKGYDIIVGTFPLSANGKALAEGDRDGFVKIVANKEFGEILGVHMMASTATDMIAEGVMTMELEGTLEDLARGIHPHPTLSETVMEAAHLALGNPIHTLKQ; encoded by the coding sequence ATGAAACAGTACGACATTTTAGTTATTGGAGCAGGTCCAGGAGGTTATGTAGCTGCCATAAAAGCAGCACAAATGGGAGCAAAGACAGCGGTAGTCGAAGCTGGAGAATTAGGAGGAGTTTGTCTAAATGTAGGATGTATACCAACTAAAACACTTCTGAAAAGTGCCAAGGTATACGAATATGTAATGAATGCAAATAAATATGGCGTTGACATTAAAGACAAAGACGGAGTATCTATTAACCTAGATGCAATGGTTAAGAGAAAAAATCAAGCGGTTAAAAGACTTACAGGAGGAGTTAAACTTCTGCTAGAGAAAAATGGTGTAGATATCTATAAGGGCTTTGGAGAGGTAGTAGACAAGAATACTGTAAAAGTAAATGACGAGATATTAAATACTAAGAACTTAATTATTGCAACAGGCTCATCTCCTATGATTCCAGATATTGAAGGAATTAAAGAGTCCTTTGAACAAGGCTATGCAGTTACTAGCACAGAGGTTCTTGATCCAAAGGAGCTTCCTGAACACTTGATAGTATTAGGAGCAGGAACTATTAGTATTGAGTTCGCAACACTTTATAATGCACTTGGCAGCAAAGTTACCATACTTCAAAGATCCCCTAGAATATTATCAGGAATAGACAAGGATTTAAGTGAAGCTATGGCTAAGATTCTAACTAAAAAAGGTGTAAAGATAATTTATGGAGTAAAACATAAGAAGTTCGAAGGCAACAAGGTAACAGTAGAAGTTAATGGGGAAGAAAAAACCTTTGAAGGAGATAAGATACTCGTTAGCCTAGGAAGAACCCCAAACTTGAAAGGTCTTGAGAACCTAAACTTAGAAACTGATAGAAAAGGTATAATCACTGATGAAAGAATGAGAACTAATATAGAAGGAGTATATGCGATAGGAGACGTAAATGGTAAACATCTATTAGCTCATGTTGCTTCAGCTGAGGGAATTATAGCAGTTGAAAATATAATGGGTGTGGATAGTAAAATGAGCTATGACAGAATACCTTCATGTATCTATAGCTTCCCAGAAATAGCAACTGTAGGTCTTACAGAAGACGAGGCAAGGGAAAAGGGATATGATATCATAGTAGGTACATTCCCGCTAAGTGCAAATGGAAAGGCCTTAGCTGAAGGAGATAGAGATGGTTTTGTTAAGATAGTTGCTAATAAAGAATTTGGAGAAATCCTAGGAGTTCATATGATGGCATCTACTGCTACAGACATGATAGCAGAAGGAGTCATGACTATGGAACTAGAGGGAACACTTGAAGACCTAGCAAGAGGCATTCATCCTCATCCAACTCTTTCTGAAACTGTTATGGAAGCAGCTCATTTGGCATTAGGTAATCCGATTCATACATTGAAACAATAA